One Paraburkholderia sp. IMGN_8 DNA window includes the following coding sequences:
- a CDS encoding GMC family oxidoreductase N-terminal domain-containing protein, whose amino-acid sequence MNYDYIIVGAGSAGCILANRLSASGQYSVLLLEAGGKDSSFWFKIPVGFTRTYYNETYNWMYYSEPEKELDNRPIYCPRGKVQGGSGSINAMIYVRGQPHDFDDWAAAGNKGWAFRDVLPYFRKLESHPLGNTDYHGADGPIRISPMKDAVHPICHVFLKGCDQAGYKRSDDFNGAQFEGAGIYDVNTRNGQRSSSSFEYLHPVLTRKNLTVEREVLASRVLFDGNQRAIGVSVTQNGATRQFMANREVILSAGAVDTPKLLQLSGVGDSALLAKHRITLVKELPAVGQNLQDHLCVSFYYRANMKTLNDEMWPLLGKLKLGLQYLLTRKGPLAMSVNQSGGFFKGNERETQPNLQLYFNPLSYRIPKSNKASLEPEPYSGFLLAFNPCRPTSRGSIEIASNRAEDAAKIRINALTTEKDIDEVIQGCELVRKVMSSPALKEITVEEISPGPQVNTREGFLQYFREQSGSIYHLCGSCAMGDDPRTSVVDARLRVHGIAGLRVVDASIFPNITSGNINAPTMMVAEKGAEMILEDAQSTAAIKPEASELTAAA is encoded by the coding sequence ATGAACTACGATTACATTATCGTCGGCGCGGGTTCGGCGGGCTGCATTCTTGCCAATCGCCTGTCGGCGTCGGGCCAATATTCGGTACTGCTGCTTGAAGCGGGCGGCAAGGACAGTTCCTTCTGGTTCAAGATTCCGGTCGGTTTCACCAGGACGTACTACAACGAAACCTATAACTGGATGTACTACAGCGAGCCCGAAAAGGAACTCGACAACCGGCCGATCTATTGCCCGCGCGGCAAGGTGCAGGGCGGTTCGGGCTCGATCAACGCGATGATCTACGTGCGCGGCCAGCCGCACGATTTCGACGACTGGGCCGCCGCGGGCAATAAGGGTTGGGCGTTTCGCGACGTGCTGCCGTATTTCCGCAAGCTCGAATCGCATCCGCTCGGCAACACCGACTATCACGGCGCTGACGGCCCGATCCGCATCTCGCCGATGAAAGACGCGGTACATCCGATCTGCCACGTGTTCCTCAAAGGCTGCGACCAGGCCGGCTACAAACGCAGCGACGACTTCAACGGCGCGCAATTCGAAGGCGCGGGCATTTACGACGTGAATACGCGCAACGGGCAACGTTCGTCGAGCAGCTTCGAGTATCTGCATCCGGTGCTCACGCGCAAGAACCTGACCGTCGAGCGCGAAGTACTGGCAAGCCGCGTGCTATTCGACGGCAACCAGCGGGCGATCGGCGTGAGCGTCACGCAGAACGGCGCCACGCGGCAGTTCATGGCCAATCGCGAGGTGATCCTGTCGGCGGGCGCCGTGGATACGCCGAAGCTGCTGCAACTCTCGGGTGTAGGCGACAGCGCCTTGCTGGCGAAGCATCGCATTACGCTGGTCAAGGAACTGCCCGCCGTCGGCCAGAATCTGCAAGACCATTTGTGCGTGAGCTTCTACTATCGCGCCAACATGAAGACGCTGAACGACGAGATGTGGCCATTGCTCGGCAAGCTCAAGCTCGGCTTGCAGTATCTGCTGACACGCAAGGGACCGCTGGCGATGAGCGTGAACCAGTCGGGCGGTTTCTTCAAAGGCAACGAGCGCGAGACGCAGCCGAATTTGCAGTTGTACTTCAATCCGCTGTCGTACCGGATTCCGAAGAGCAACAAGGCGAGTCTCGAACCCGAGCCCTATTCGGGCTTTCTGCTGGCGTTCAATCCATGCCGGCCGACCAGCCGCGGCTCGATCGAGATCGCGTCGAATCGCGCGGAAGACGCCGCGAAAATCCGCATCAACGCGCTGACCACCGAAAAAGACATCGACGAAGTGATCCAGGGTTGCGAACTGGTGCGCAAGGTAATGAGTTCGCCGGCGTTGAAGGAGATCACGGTGGAGGAAATCTCGCCCGGGCCGCAGGTGAATACCCGCGAAGGCTTCCTGCAATACTTCCGCGAGCAGTCGGGCTCGATCTATCACCTGTGCGGCTCATGTGCGATGGGCGACGATCCGCGTACTTCGGTGGTCGATGCACGCTTGCGGGTGCATGGCATCGCCGGGCTGCGCGTGGTCGATGCGTCGATCTTTCCGAACATCACGTCCGGCAACATCAACGCGCCGACGATGATGGTGGCCGAGAAGGGCGCCGAGATGATTCTCGAAGACGCGCAAAGCACTGCGGCTATTAAACCTGAAGCGTCGGAGCTGACCGCCGCGGCTTGA
- a CDS encoding mandelate racemase/muconate lactonizing enzyme family protein, with protein sequence MKVVSLETHVVAVPPPHLGGMYWIFVKLKTDCGIEGVGEIYSATFHPNAMTHIIDDVFGRYLLDKDPHHIERLWREAYSSGFTQRPDLTMMGVVSGLEMACWDIVGKAANKPVYELLGGMVNERLRSYTYLYPKNSRGEYDYDDPDLAAECAAENVKRGFTAVKFDPAGPYTAYSGHQLSMEVLDRCETFCRKVREAVGSKADLLFGTHGQMVPSSAIRLARRLEKYDPLWFEEPVPPGQEGAMAQVAQHTSIPIAAGERLTTKYEFFKLLEAGAASILQLNVARVGGLLEAKKVATLAEVYYAQIAPHLYNGPIGAAASIQLATCTPNFLIQESIGTWDGFHAAVLRKPIQWEDGYIIPPQEPGLGVELNMEVVRQHTPYTGERLHLQMAALPADVKDLAPARG encoded by the coding sequence ATGAAAGTTGTCTCGCTTGAAACGCATGTCGTTGCCGTACCGCCGCCGCATCTCGGCGGCATGTACTGGATTTTCGTCAAACTGAAGACCGACTGCGGTATTGAAGGCGTCGGCGAAATCTATTCGGCGACATTCCATCCGAACGCGATGACCCACATCATCGACGATGTATTCGGCCGCTATCTGCTCGATAAGGATCCGCACCATATCGAGCGGCTCTGGCGCGAAGCGTATTCGAGCGGCTTCACGCAACGCCCCGATCTGACGATGATGGGTGTGGTGAGCGGGCTGGAAATGGCGTGCTGGGACATCGTCGGCAAGGCCGCGAACAAGCCGGTCTATGAACTGCTCGGCGGGATGGTGAACGAGCGTCTGCGCTCGTACACCTATCTCTATCCGAAGAACAGCCGCGGCGAATACGACTACGACGATCCCGACCTCGCCGCCGAATGCGCGGCCGAGAACGTGAAGCGTGGCTTCACGGCGGTCAAGTTCGATCCGGCCGGGCCGTACACGGCGTACTCGGGGCATCAACTGTCGATGGAAGTGCTCGACCGCTGCGAAACCTTCTGCCGCAAGGTGCGTGAAGCGGTCGGCAGCAAGGCCGATCTGCTGTTCGGCACGCATGGGCAGATGGTGCCGTCGTCCGCGATCCGGCTTGCCAGGCGCCTCGAAAAATACGATCCGCTGTGGTTCGAAGAGCCGGTGCCGCCGGGCCAGGAAGGCGCGATGGCGCAAGTCGCGCAGCACACCAGCATTCCGATTGCCGCCGGCGAGCGCCTTACTACCAAGTACGAATTCTTCAAGCTGCTCGAAGCGGGCGCGGCGTCGATTTTGCAATTGAACGTGGCGCGCGTGGGCGGTTTGCTCGAAGCGAAGAAAGTGGCGACGCTCGCCGAGGTGTATTACGCGCAGATCGCGCCGCACCTGTACAACGGGCCGATCGGCGCGGCGGCCAGCATTCAGCTGGCGACCTGCACGCCGAACTTCCTGATTCAGGAAAGCATCGGGACGTGGGACGGTTTCCATGCGGCGGTATTGAGGAAACCGATTCAATGGGAAGACGGCTACATCATTCCGCCGCAGGAACCGGGCCTTGGCGTCGAACTGAACATGGAAGTGGTCAGGCAACACACGCCATACACCGGCGAGCGTCTGCATCTGCAAATGGCAGCTCTTCCGGCCGACGTGAAAGATCTCGCGCCGGCCAGGGGTTGA
- a CDS encoding MFS transporter: protein MSSQPVRTTASLALSEHEAALQNSKAQRYLQLMLLVLAAGAIYPILYLRQVYQPTMLDVFHITDSQLGYLYSSLGTIFLLSYLPSGWLADRIAPRLLICFSLIATGVLGLWYSTAPSFQVLMVIFGGWGLSTGLTFWAAVIKRVTMIAGTHEQGRFFGLLDGGRGLIEAMLATVAITLFAWFTQTRGEPVAAGFKLVVYMYAFLCIALGVVLALIKDPQGAAVTHRAARKRSNVLVDLKTLATIPELWLVAAIVFCGYQVFWATYSFSAYLHEGEIGLTVVMAGTITTLKLWMRPIGGIGGGFLGDRYSKVSVLVIALFLAALSLLGLMAAPRISSHVLLVFLVLFIGILTYAIRGLYWSLLDRCNIPVETMGLAIGLISVLGYSPDVFLPLINGYLTQNFPGVFGYQLYFGYVAGMAALGGFAGLALRNMHGFGVSAKALTPIDSFAWDRSKR from the coding sequence GTGTCATCTCAACCCGTTCGAACTACCGCGTCGCTCGCTTTAAGCGAGCACGAAGCCGCACTGCAAAACAGCAAGGCGCAACGCTACCTGCAGCTCATGTTGCTGGTGCTGGCAGCCGGTGCAATTTACCCGATTCTGTATCTGCGGCAGGTCTATCAGCCGACGATGCTCGACGTGTTTCACATCACCGATAGTCAGCTTGGCTATCTGTATTCGTCGCTGGGCACGATTTTTCTGTTGAGTTATCTGCCGAGCGGCTGGCTCGCCGATCGCATCGCGCCGCGCCTGTTGATCTGCTTTTCGCTGATCGCAACCGGCGTGCTGGGCTTGTGGTATTCGACCGCGCCGTCGTTCCAGGTGCTGATGGTGATCTTCGGCGGCTGGGGTTTGTCGACCGGATTGACGTTCTGGGCCGCCGTCATCAAGCGCGTGACGATGATCGCCGGCACGCATGAGCAGGGCCGCTTCTTCGGCTTGCTCGACGGCGGGCGAGGCCTGATCGAAGCGATGCTCGCGACCGTCGCGATCACGCTGTTCGCATGGTTCACGCAAACCAGGGGCGAGCCGGTTGCGGCCGGTTTCAAGCTGGTCGTCTATATGTACGCGTTTCTTTGCATCGCGCTCGGTGTGGTACTCGCGCTGATCAAAGACCCGCAAGGCGCCGCCGTGACCCATCGCGCCGCGCGCAAACGCAGCAACGTGCTGGTCGATCTGAAAACGCTCGCGACGATTCCCGAGTTATGGCTCGTCGCCGCAATCGTGTTCTGCGGCTATCAGGTGTTCTGGGCCACCTACAGTTTCTCCGCGTATCTGCATGAAGGCGAGATCGGTTTGACGGTGGTGATGGCCGGCACGATCACCACGCTCAAGCTGTGGATGCGGCCGATCGGCGGCATCGGCGGCGGCTTTCTCGGCGACCGTTATTCGAAGGTGTCGGTGCTGGTGATTGCGCTCTTTCTCGCGGCGTTGTCGCTGCTTGGCCTGATGGCGGCGCCGCGCATTTCCAGCCACGTGCTGCTGGTGTTCCTCGTGCTGTTCATCGGCATTCTGACGTACGCGATTCGCGGCCTGTACTGGTCGCTGCTGGATCGCTGCAACATTCCCGTCGAAACGATGGGGCTCGCGATCGGCCTGATATCCGTGCTCGGTTATTCGCCGGACGTGTTCCTGCCGCTGATCAACGGCTATCTGACGCAGAACTTCCCGGGCGTCTTCGGTTACCAGCTTTACTTCGGCTATGTGGCCGGAATGGCGGCGCTCGGCGGCTTCGCCGGCCTTGCGCTGAGAAACATGCATGGGTTCGGAGTAAGCGCTAAAGCGCTAACTCCGATCGACAGCTTTGCATGGGATCGGAGTAAGCGCTAA
- the aldA gene encoding aldehyde dehydrogenase, whose translation MRLDRNFANGRFIEPGAESASDELIAVYNPATEVEIAHVTGASKAEVIAAVDAAAAAQKAWRKLPSAERAVYLHKLADALTECAPAIGAALALESGKSVADATNEAIYAGQITRYHAEWARRIEGEVIPSDTPDENLVLHREPIGVVACLIPFNYPVYTFMRKVAPALIAGNTVVVRPSNNTPTSAFEIARAVERAGLPAGVVNILAMNHATAEALCTHPKVGMITLTGSVGAGRKVLEYCKANIARPSLELGGKTPAIIEADADLEKAARDLVASKTTHCGQLCTAIERVYVHESVHDHFVALLKKHMSAVEIGDRSEQPSLMGPLVNEASRQSIHAMVERALAAGATLETGGKLPQGKGFFYPPTLLSNCRQDMEIIQEETFGPIMPVVKYRTLDEALEMANDHQFGLSSVLYTENYRSAMKIANGIEAGELYVNRTPADPYQGFHAGWKRSGLGGDDGKHGMLEFTQTRLVVMKY comes from the coding sequence ATGCGACTCGATCGCAATTTTGCTAACGGCCGGTTTATTGAACCTGGCGCCGAATCCGCTAGCGACGAGCTCATCGCCGTCTACAACCCGGCAACCGAAGTCGAAATTGCCCACGTCACGGGCGCTTCGAAGGCCGAAGTGATCGCCGCGGTCGACGCCGCAGCAGCCGCGCAAAAAGCGTGGCGCAAGCTGCCTTCGGCCGAGCGCGCGGTCTATCTGCACAAGCTCGCCGATGCATTGACCGAATGCGCGCCCGCCATCGGCGCGGCGCTGGCGCTGGAGTCGGGCAAGAGCGTCGCCGACGCCACCAACGAAGCGATCTACGCCGGCCAGATCACTCGCTATCACGCCGAATGGGCGCGCCGTATCGAAGGCGAAGTGATTCCGAGCGATACGCCCGACGAAAACCTCGTGCTGCACCGCGAGCCGATCGGCGTGGTCGCCTGTCTGATTCCGTTCAACTATCCGGTCTATACGTTCATGCGCAAGGTGGCGCCCGCGCTGATCGCCGGCAATACGGTGGTGGTCCGCCCGAGCAACAACACGCCGACCTCCGCGTTCGAGATTGCCCGCGCGGTCGAACGTGCAGGCTTGCCCGCAGGCGTGGTCAACATTCTCGCCATGAATCATGCAACCGCCGAAGCGCTCTGCACGCATCCGAAGGTCGGCATGATCACGCTGACAGGCAGTGTCGGCGCGGGCCGCAAGGTGCTCGAATACTGCAAGGCGAACATCGCCAGGCCGTCGCTGGAACTGGGCGGGAAGACGCCCGCGATCATCGAGGCGGATGCCGATCTGGAGAAAGCCGCGCGCGATCTGGTCGCCTCCAAGACCACGCATTGCGGCCAGCTTTGTACGGCGATCGAGCGCGTCTACGTTCACGAAAGCGTGCATGACCACTTCGTCGCGCTGCTGAAGAAACACATGAGCGCAGTGGAGATCGGCGACCGCAGCGAGCAGCCCTCGCTGATGGGTCCGCTCGTCAACGAAGCGTCGCGCCAGTCGATTCACGCGATGGTCGAGCGTGCGCTCGCCGCGGGCGCCACACTCGAAACCGGCGGCAAGCTGCCGCAAGGCAAGGGCTTCTTCTATCCGCCTACCTTGCTGTCGAACTGCCGGCAGGACATGGAAATCATCCAGGAAGAAACCTTCGGTCCGATCATGCCGGTCGTCAAATACCGCACGCTCGACGAAGCGCTGGAGATGGCCAACGACCATCAATTCGGTTTGTCGTCGGTGCTCTATACCGAGAACTATCGCAGCGCCATGAAGATCGCCAACGGCATCGAAGCGGGCGAACTGTATGTGAACCGCACGCCGGCCGATCCGTATCAAGGATTCCACGCGGGCTGGAAGCGTTCGGGCCTCGGCGGCGACGACGGCAAGCACGGCATGCTCGAATTCACGCAGACCCGTCTCGTGGTGATGAAGTACTGA
- a CDS encoding type IV toxin-antitoxin system AbiEi family antitoxin has protein sequence MNKGWTMPRKSSPPFVPDPTVQAAAAAFSAATGVATKILRPPLRAHYAAKIQFQASPDRIWARPVLLVDNVDRFATLAAIKSTAHIRADDPFVVVTPYLSPNLLRHCRELGLDALDMSGNAVIQSDGNLIMISGEKRTGMASRIKDRAWTTKGMKVVLALLCDRTLINAGQRAIAQRAKVSLGTAQSTFRDLVERGDIIERKDGFVFADAARSLDEWAALYPSRLRSQLLVNRYRAEDPAWWRNIDPQREQCQFGGEVAAALLTGYLKPATVTLYCQQAIPRKWLIDARLRLDPDGEVEVLNAPIPPVVPSGTPNVPPSVVHPVLIYADLIATGDSRNIETARMLREQFLST, from the coding sequence TTGAACAAAGGGTGGACCATGCCACGCAAATCCTCGCCGCCGTTCGTGCCCGACCCAACGGTTCAGGCCGCCGCCGCCGCGTTTTCCGCTGCAACGGGCGTGGCCACCAAAATCCTCCGGCCGCCGCTTCGCGCCCACTATGCGGCGAAGATACAGTTCCAGGCGTCGCCGGATAGGATCTGGGCGCGGCCCGTGCTGCTGGTGGACAATGTCGACCGCTTCGCCACGCTCGCGGCGATCAAATCGACCGCCCACATCCGCGCCGACGATCCCTTCGTGGTCGTGACGCCCTACCTGTCGCCCAATCTGCTTCGACATTGCCGCGAGTTGGGCCTCGATGCGCTGGATATGTCCGGCAACGCCGTCATACAAAGCGACGGCAACCTGATCATGATCTCGGGCGAAAAACGCACCGGCATGGCAAGCCGCATAAAAGACCGCGCATGGACCACCAAGGGCATGAAAGTGGTGCTGGCCCTGCTTTGCGATCGAACGCTCATCAATGCGGGGCAACGTGCCATCGCCCAGCGCGCGAAGGTCAGTCTGGGCACCGCGCAGTCGACGTTCCGCGATCTCGTCGAACGGGGCGATATCATCGAACGCAAAGATGGTTTCGTGTTTGCCGACGCGGCCCGCTCGCTCGACGAATGGGCTGCACTGTACCCTTCCCGCCTTCGCAGCCAGTTGCTGGTGAACCGCTACCGCGCCGAAGATCCGGCATGGTGGCGCAACATCGATCCGCAGCGCGAGCAATGCCAGTTCGGTGGTGAAGTGGCCGCAGCGCTTCTCACCGGTTATCTGAAGCCGGCAACCGTGACGCTCTATTGCCAGCAGGCGATACCGCGCAAATGGCTGATCGACGCCCGCCTGCGGCTCGATCCGGACGGCGAGGTGGAAGTATTGAATGCACCCATTCCGCCGGTTGTGCCCAGCGGGACGCCGAACGTGCCGCCATCGGTCGTGCATCCGGTACTGATTTATGCCGACCTGATCGCGACAGGCGATTCTCGCAACATCGAAACCGCGCGGATGCTACGTGAGCAATTCCTCTCCACTTGA
- a CDS encoding nucleotidyl transferase AbiEii/AbiGii toxin family protein, with protein sequence MSNSSPLELPGSRPLPALVVELLRHVAEAARVSNVEWFVGGATARDIMLTHVHGIEATRATADVDIGVSVESWTGHTALKQALIAGGAFEQRGEAHRLYYRDPGSGELMWLDIVPFGGVEGHAGNAGEIAWPPDQAVRMNVAGFAEALTDAIMVQVAADLAVPVASLPGQTMLKIVAWHDRHAVDRKDATDLLFLLGNYAAAGNHARLYDETYDLVERYDHQLEIAGAALLGHDTAAIASAETGKLIAQVLAFGEDYPRILEHMMGHRARLLEQTPSFIESVFNAFREGFFGNAG encoded by the coding sequence GTGAGCAATTCCTCTCCACTTGAGCTGCCCGGCAGCCGGCCGCTGCCGGCGCTCGTCGTCGAACTGCTGCGGCATGTCGCAGAGGCGGCACGCGTATCGAATGTCGAATGGTTCGTCGGCGGCGCTACCGCGCGCGACATCATGCTGACCCACGTGCACGGCATTGAGGCCACGCGTGCCACCGCCGACGTCGATATCGGCGTGAGCGTCGAAAGCTGGACTGGCCACACCGCGCTCAAGCAGGCGCTGATCGCCGGCGGCGCCTTCGAACAACGCGGCGAGGCGCATCGGTTGTATTACCGGGATCCCGGCAGCGGCGAGCTGATGTGGCTGGACATTGTTCCTTTCGGCGGCGTGGAGGGTCATGCCGGCAATGCAGGCGAAATCGCCTGGCCGCCCGATCAGGCGGTACGGATGAACGTAGCCGGTTTCGCTGAAGCGCTGACCGACGCCATCATGGTGCAGGTGGCGGCGGATCTGGCTGTACCTGTGGCCTCGCTGCCGGGCCAGACGATGCTGAAAATCGTCGCCTGGCATGACCGTCATGCAGTCGACAGAAAAGATGCCACCGATCTGCTCTTTCTGCTTGGCAACTATGCCGCGGCAGGCAACCATGCGCGTCTGTACGACGAGACTTACGATCTCGTCGAGCGTTACGATCATCAACTGGAAATCGCGGGTGCCGCGCTGCTCGGCCACGACACCGCGGCGATCGCCTCGGCGGAAACCGGCAAATTGATTGCGCAGGTACTGGCATTCGGCGAAGACTATCCACGTATCCTCGAACACATGATGGGACACCGTGCGCGGCTTCTCGAGCAAACACCGTCGTTCATCGAGTCCGTGTTCAATGCGTTTCGCGAGGGCTTTTTCGGCAACGCCGGCTGA
- a CDS encoding metalloregulator ArsR/SmtB family transcription factor has protein sequence MSTRAKPAVSHARLKTAVLRSSAQIFAALGDETRLRLIAVLCAGSAMSIAQLTAGTAITRQSVTQHLQVLANAGLVRDVKVGRERLWTFEPAHLEEARRALDAISQQWDHALLKLKAAVEE, from the coding sequence ATGTCGACAAGGGCTAAACCGGCGGTCAGCCACGCACGTTTGAAGACGGCGGTGTTGCGCAGTTCCGCGCAGATTTTCGCGGCGCTCGGCGACGAGACGCGGCTGCGCCTGATCGCCGTATTGTGCGCGGGCAGTGCGATGTCGATCGCGCAACTGACCGCTGGAACGGCGATCACGCGGCAATCCGTGACCCAGCATTTGCAGGTGCTGGCCAATGCGGGCCTGGTGCGCGACGTCAAGGTCGGCCGTGAGCGCTTGTGGACGTTCGAGCCGGCACACCTCGAAGAAGCGCGGCGCGCGCTCGACGCGATCTCGCAGCAGTGGGATCACGCATTGCTGAAACTGAAGGCGGCGGTGGAGGAATGA
- a CDS encoding type IV pili methyl-accepting chemotaxis transducer N-terminal domain-containing protein — MSITRERVQTPSSEADVSSEVLSSLINMAGRQRMLSQRIVLQAMLAFQQFDGALAIARDTLRTFADSHAALVQGRDDLPGLFSPALRDAFHGRENVAKKIADFIALASVVLEEIERSSPRADEALRALIETVDPLLTHLHGVTAVYEQESRRIARAQKKGQQDLIDRIKAIAKEAHIVSFNGQIVASRANVTGREFAVVAGVMTSITRELEAVVSAFVKKTSAG; from the coding sequence ATGAGTATCACGAGAGAACGGGTTCAAACGCCGTCGTCCGAAGCGGACGTTTCCAGCGAGGTATTGAGCTCGTTGATCAACATGGCAGGGCGTCAACGCATGCTTTCCCAGCGCATCGTGTTGCAGGCGATGCTGGCGTTCCAGCAGTTCGACGGCGCGCTCGCAATCGCACGCGATACGTTGCGCACGTTTGCGGACAGCCACGCGGCGCTCGTGCAAGGCCGCGACGATTTGCCCGGACTTTTCTCGCCGGCGCTCCGTGACGCATTTCACGGCAGAGAGAATGTCGCGAAGAAGATCGCGGACTTTATCGCGCTGGCGTCGGTGGTGCTCGAGGAGATCGAGCGCTCTTCACCGCGCGCGGATGAGGCGCTGAGGGCGCTGATCGAAACGGTCGATCCGTTGCTGACACATTTGCATGGCGTGACCGCCGTCTATGAGCAGGAAAGCCGGCGGATTGCGCGAGCGCAGAAAAAAGGCCAACAGGATCTGATCGACCGGATCAAGGCGATTGCGAAGGAAGCGCATATCGTGTCGTTCAACGGCCAGATCGTGGCGAGCCGCGCGAATGTGACCGGCCGCGAGTTCGCGGTGGTGGCCGGTGTGATGACCTCCATCACGCGTGAACTGGAAGCTGTGGTGAGCGCGTTTGTGAAGAAGACTTCGGCGGGGTGA
- a CDS encoding MFS transporter: MKNLLSSLKSGDWRALVACFLYFDTGFTVWVLYGPLAPFISKSITMTPAQQGLLVAVPVLSAAILRVTLGNLYQSAHGKRIALMGVLLSAVPTIVLPLLPSVPSYTLLLVLGVFLGVGGASFAVALPMAGSNYPPKVQGLVLGLAAAGNIGAVLDGFLFPQLATHLGWQVAAGGALPLLAISAITLYFWANDSGVKSGSVLRAFGSFAVTLAGLIVLVLLVEAGMFGSGKTGVLLLPVIGALLAIAVLPHRYRTVLAERDTWVIMLVYSITFGGFVGMSSYVTLLLTNLYQLSKIDAGLFMALLAATGAIVRPLGGLIADKVSGVRALTFLLAVISLADFVFAAAMPSLTGGIALLLLLYVAFGLGNGATFQLVPHRWAGRTGLMSGIVGAAGGIGGFYLPVVMGIAKESTGSYQMGFATFGVLAACAFLAIVALRRPWMAWSMQTSVIHAHATE; the protein is encoded by the coding sequence ATGAAAAACTTGTTGAGCTCCCTGAAAAGCGGGGACTGGCGCGCGCTAGTGGCGTGTTTCCTCTATTTCGACACCGGCTTCACCGTCTGGGTGCTGTACGGGCCGCTCGCGCCGTTCATCAGCAAGAGCATTACCATGACGCCCGCGCAACAGGGCTTGCTGGTCGCGGTGCCGGTGCTGTCGGCGGCGATTCTGCGCGTGACGCTCGGTAACCTGTATCAATCGGCGCATGGCAAGCGCATCGCGCTGATGGGCGTGCTGCTGTCGGCGGTGCCGACGATCGTGCTGCCGCTGTTGCCCTCGGTGCCGTCGTACACGTTGCTGCTGGTGCTCGGGGTGTTTCTCGGCGTGGGCGGCGCGAGCTTCGCGGTGGCGCTGCCGATGGCCGGCAGCAACTATCCGCCGAAAGTGCAGGGCCTGGTCCTGGGTCTTGCCGCCGCAGGCAACATCGGCGCGGTGCTGGACGGCTTCCTGTTCCCGCAGCTGGCAACCCATTTGGGCTGGCAGGTGGCGGCCGGCGGCGCACTGCCGTTGCTCGCGATCTCAGCTATCACGCTGTACTTCTGGGCTAACGATTCCGGCGTGAAATCGGGCAGCGTACTGCGCGCGTTCGGCAGTTTCGCGGTGACGCTTGCTGGTTTGATCGTGCTGGTGCTGCTGGTCGAAGCGGGCATGTTCGGCTCCGGCAAGACCGGTGTGCTGCTGTTGCCGGTGATCGGCGCGCTGCTGGCGATCGCGGTGCTGCCGCACCGTTATCGCACGGTGCTGGCCGAGCGCGATACGTGGGTCATCATGCTGGTGTACAGCATCACGTTTGGTGGTTTTGTCGGCATGTCGTCGTACGTGACGCTGCTGTTGACCAACCTGTATCAGCTGTCGAAGATCGACGCAGGTTTGTTCATGGCGCTGCTTGCCGCGACCGGCGCGATCGTGCGGCCGCTCGGCGGGCTGATTGCCGACAAGGTGTCCGGCGTGCGCGCGCTGACGTTCCTGCTTGCAGTCATTTCGCTGGCCGACTTCGTGTTCGCCGCCGCGATGCCGTCGCTGACCGGCGGGATTGCGTTGCTGCTGTTGCTGTACGTGGCGTTCGGTCTCGGCAACGGCGCGACGTTCCAGCTCGTGCCGCATCGCTGGGCGGGGCGCACCGGGCTGATGTCGGGCATCGTGGGCGCCGCGGGCGGTATCGGCGGCTTCTATCTGCCGGTCGTGATGGGTATCGCGAAGGAGAGCACGGGCAGCTATCAGATGGGCTTTGCGACCTTCGGCGTGCTGGCCGCTTGTGCGTTCCTCGCGATCGTCGCGTTGCGCCGTCCGTGGATGGCGTGGTCGATGCAGACCAGCGTGATTCACGCGCACGCAACGGAGTAA